A window of Thermosynechococcus sp. NK55a contains these coding sequences:
- the plsX gene encoding phosphate acyltransferase PlsX, giving the protein MTRARIAVDAMGGDYAPDEIVAGALRASEELDADILLVGDPVPIQRYLDEHAPTAKPQIIEASDAVDMGEEPLSALKRKPKASINVAMDLVKAGAADAVVSAGHSGAAMAAALLRLGRLPGIDRPAIGAVLPTLIPGKSVLVLDVGANVDCRPKYLEQFALMGSIYSRYVLDVSDPKVGLLNIGEEDCKGNDLALKAHQLLRQNRQISFLGNAEGRDVLSGQFDVVVCDGFVGNVLLKFAESLGSVLIQILREELPRGWRGQLGTALLRPNLRKIKQRIDHAEHGGGLLLGVDGICIISHGSSQAPSIFNAIRLAKEAVDHRVSERIQACYQHAVAVEDQA; this is encoded by the coding sequence ATGACTCGTGCACGGATTGCTGTGGATGCCATGGGGGGTGACTATGCTCCCGATGAGATTGTTGCTGGCGCCCTCAGAGCCAGTGAAGAATTAGATGCCGATATTCTCCTTGTGGGTGATCCGGTGCCCATTCAGCGCTACCTCGATGAACATGCCCCCACAGCCAAGCCCCAAATTATTGAAGCCAGTGATGCTGTTGACATGGGGGAAGAACCCCTCAGCGCCCTCAAACGCAAGCCCAAGGCCTCGATTAACGTGGCGATGGATCTGGTCAAAGCAGGTGCGGCTGATGCAGTTGTTTCCGCTGGTCACTCAGGGGCAGCGATGGCCGCGGCACTATTGCGCTTAGGCCGACTCCCTGGGATCGATCGCCCCGCCATTGGTGCAGTCTTACCCACCCTCATCCCCGGCAAATCCGTCCTCGTGCTTGATGTGGGCGCCAATGTGGACTGCCGCCCCAAATACCTTGAGCAATTTGCACTCATGGGATCCATCTATAGCCGGTATGTCTTAGATGTGTCCGATCCGAAGGTGGGCTTGCTCAACATTGGCGAAGAGGACTGTAAAGGCAACGATCTGGCCCTAAAGGCGCATCAACTCCTGCGGCAAAATCGCCAAATCTCCTTCTTGGGCAATGCAGAAGGCCGCGATGTCCTGTCGGGACAATTTGATGTTGTGGTCTGCGATGGGTTTGTCGGCAACGTTCTGCTCAAATTTGCTGAATCCTTGGGGAGTGTCCTCATACAAATTCTCCGTGAAGAGTTACCTCGGGGCTGGCGGGGTCAACTGGGTACGGCGCTGCTGCGTCCCAATCTCCGCAAAATTAAGCAGCGCATTGATCATGCAGAACATGGCGGTGGCCTCCTTTTGGGGGTGGATGGCATCTGTATCATTAGCCACGGCAGTTCCCAAGCCCCCTCGATTTTTAATGCCATTCGCTTGGCCAAGGAAGCAGTGGATCATCGTGTTTCAGAGCGGATTCAGGCCTGTTACCAGCATGCCGTTGCCGTTGAGGATCAGGCTTAG
- a CDS encoding beta-ketoacyl-ACP synthase III, which yields MTVQGVKFSGVGAATPRQCLTNAHLSALVDTSDEWIQSRTGIQERHVAAPEQCLVDLASEAAGAALQMAGLEPTAVDLIILATSTPDDLFGTACLVQTRIGAVNAVAFDLTAACSGFLFALVTAAQYLRTGAYRSALVVGGDLLSRWVDWGDRRTCILFGDGAGAMVLQASDVDQLLSFELRSDGRLNEHLTLAFVGTPQTLGENLAIAQGGFAPIAMNGREVYRFAVTQVPEVIEKALHRAGCTVEEIDWLVLHQANQRILDAVAERLGIPQEKVISNVAQCGNTSAASIPLALSKPIQQGHIQPGDLIATAGFGAGLTWGAALFRWQ from the coding sequence GTGACTGTGCAGGGCGTTAAATTTAGCGGCGTGGGTGCGGCAACCCCCCGTCAATGCTTGACCAATGCCCACCTCAGTGCCCTTGTGGACACCTCAGATGAGTGGATTCAGTCCCGTACGGGTATTCAAGAACGGCACGTGGCGGCTCCTGAGCAGTGCCTTGTGGATCTGGCCAGCGAAGCAGCAGGGGCAGCCCTACAGATGGCAGGACTAGAACCCACAGCGGTAGATTTGATCATCTTGGCTACCTCGACGCCCGATGATCTCTTTGGTACGGCCTGCTTGGTGCAAACTCGCATTGGGGCAGTGAATGCCGTGGCCTTCGACTTGACAGCGGCCTGTTCTGGCTTTCTCTTTGCCTTGGTCACGGCGGCTCAGTATTTGCGCACCGGTGCCTACCGCAGTGCCCTTGTCGTGGGGGGGGATCTTCTCTCCCGTTGGGTGGATTGGGGCGATCGCCGTACCTGCATTCTCTTTGGCGATGGCGCCGGCGCGATGGTCTTGCAAGCCAGCGATGTCGATCAGCTCTTGAGCTTTGAACTGCGCAGTGATGGTCGCCTCAATGAGCACCTTACCCTTGCCTTTGTGGGTACTCCCCAGACCTTAGGGGAAAATCTCGCGATCGCCCAAGGCGGATTTGCTCCCATTGCTATGAATGGCCGTGAAGTGTATCGCTTTGCCGTCACCCAAGTTCCCGAGGTGATTGAGAAAGCCCTGCACCGCGCTGGGTGTACCGTTGAGGAAATTGACTGGCTGGTGTTGCATCAGGCAAACCAACGCATCCTTGACGCGGTGGCTGAGCGTTTAGGCATTCCTCAGGAGAAAGTGATTAGCAATGTGGCTCAGTGTGGCAATACCTCCGCCGCCTCGATTCCCCTCGCCCTTAGCAAGCCGATTCAACAGGGGCATATTCAACCTGGAGATTTAATTGCCACCGCTGGCTTTGGTGCCGGTTTAACTTGGGGAGCTGCCCTGTTCCGCTGGCAATAG
- the scpB gene encoding SMC-Scp complex subunit ScpB, whose product MQGDTDLRTLTMRVEAILYLKAQPLTLTELAALAGTDPEAIELALIELLNDYAHRQTALEVVQIDDKYSLQLKSAFQELVQSLVPVELGVAAQRTLALIALRGPIRQPEVIALRGSSAYQHIQELLTLGFIQRRRDNRSRSYILQVTERFHQYFQVDQLPTIAEERADDSHTH is encoded by the coding sequence ATGCAAGGGGACACCGACCTGCGTACATTAACGATGCGGGTAGAGGCAATTCTATATCTGAAGGCACAGCCCCTTACGCTGACTGAACTGGCAGCCCTTGCCGGCACTGACCCTGAGGCCATTGAACTAGCGCTGATTGAGCTCCTCAACGACTATGCCCATCGCCAGACGGCCCTCGAAGTTGTCCAAATTGACGATAAATATAGCCTGCAACTAAAGTCCGCCTTTCAAGAACTAGTTCAGTCCCTTGTCCCCGTTGAATTGGGGGTTGCGGCACAACGCACATTAGCCCTAATTGCCCTTCGTGGACCCATTCGCCAACCAGAGGTGATTGCACTGCGGGGTTCTAGCGCCTACCAACACATTCAAGAACTCCTTACCCTGGGGTTTATTCAGCGGCGGCGGGATAACCGAAGTCGCTCCTATATCCTCCAAGTCACTGAGCGCTTTCACCAGTATTTTCAGGTGGATCAACTGCCAACTATTGCAGAGGAAAGGGCGGACGATTCACATACTCACTGA
- a CDS encoding FHA domain-containing protein — protein MLRQYPQLVISTEASTYVVPLIEGNSWVIGRGKDCTIVLADRWSSRRHAMIQRLDNDDYYLIDLGSRNGSILNGQMIQVPTLLKTGDRFIIGKTTLEFRTDEAVSTTPPDAPVTLQPTILIIQPPGIQVQIWQELLRSQGLEVVVESGQINSRRIISDFVTVMQRNPDLLLLDSQLEKPDIGNLLNWIKATYPQLRSFIIDRYDNHISPVQRQWAVEHGAMDWLPALPDENLTMFGAEIAAQLRRILKALGRNTLEQEKLAVTLLNLQLAITDDLPSQLLSEYVNRPPFPLQ, from the coding sequence TTGCTACGACAGTATCCACAATTGGTCATCTCCACAGAGGCGAGCACCTATGTCGTCCCTCTTATCGAAGGAAATTCATGGGTGATTGGCCGGGGCAAAGACTGCACGATTGTTTTGGCGGATCGCTGGTCCTCCCGTCGCCATGCGATGATTCAGCGTCTGGATAATGATGATTACTACCTTATTGATTTGGGGAGTCGCAATGGCTCTATTCTCAATGGCCAAATGATTCAGGTGCCAACACTTCTTAAAACGGGCGATCGCTTCATTATCGGCAAAACAACCCTTGAATTTCGCACTGATGAAGCTGTCTCCACCACACCGCCAGATGCCCCTGTTACCCTTCAACCCACCATTCTGATCATTCAACCCCCCGGCATTCAGGTACAAATTTGGCAAGAACTCCTGCGCAGTCAGGGTCTAGAAGTTGTCGTTGAATCGGGGCAAATCAACAGCCGCCGCATCATTAGTGATTTTGTGACCGTGATGCAGCGCAACCCTGACCTGTTGCTCCTTGATTCGCAACTGGAAAAACCGGATATTGGCAACCTCTTGAATTGGATCAAGGCAACGTATCCCCAGCTGCGCAGTTTCATCATTGATCGTTACGACAACCATATTTCCCCCGTGCAGCGACAATGGGCAGTAGAACATGGGGCAATGGATTGGTTGCCGGCACTGCCCGATGAAAATCTCACAATGTTTGGGGCGGAAATTGCGGCTCAATTGCGGCGCATTCTCAAGGCCTTGGGGCGCAACACACTAGAGCAAGAGAAGCTCGCAGTTACCCTTTTGAATCTGCAATTGGCGATAACTGATGATTTGCCCTCCCAGTTGCTCAGTGAGTATGTGAATCGTCCGCCCTTTCCTCTGCAATAG
- a CDS encoding late competence development ComFB family protein: MGIQEIVEQALRNGYLTPTQEAEVGRICDKATELSVEDYMALDRLMGALLTGQVVAVPRKQFINVMEELVLTEAMTRIAAVEAEQKCALDLGDIAAYALNRLPPLYATTEEGAQYQRQRAQEELMDIIRTQVQEAINHNMARPQFHPERSAIGKTSGKEVFSQVSSLLQAYANDYEGPKGESAQ; the protein is encoded by the coding sequence ATGGGCATTCAAGAGATTGTTGAGCAAGCACTGCGCAACGGTTATTTGACACCAACGCAGGAAGCAGAAGTAGGACGCATTTGCGATAAAGCCACAGAACTTTCCGTGGAAGATTACATGGCGTTAGATCGCCTCATGGGTGCCCTATTGACGGGTCAAGTGGTCGCTGTCCCCCGCAAGCAATTTATCAACGTCATGGAAGAACTGGTGCTCACGGAGGCCATGACCCGCATCGCCGCCGTTGAAGCAGAGCAAAAGTGCGCCCTTGATTTAGGAGATATTGCTGCCTATGCCCTCAACCGTCTGCCGCCCCTTTATGCCACCACCGAAGAGGGAGCGCAGTACCAGCGCCAGCGGGCCCAAGAAGAACTAATGGACATAATTCGCACCCAAGTTCAAGAGGCCATTAACCACAACATGGCGCGACCACAATTTCATCCGGAGCGATCGGCCATTGGCAAAACCTCCGGTAAAGAGGTCTTTAGCCAGGTCAGTTCTCTGCTCCAAGCCTACGCCAATGACTATGAGGGTCCCAAGGGAGAGTCGGCACAGTGA
- the cimA gene encoding citramalate synthase translates to MKIWLYDTTLRDGAQREGLSLSLEDKLRIARQLDRLGIPFIEGGWPGANPKDVQFFWQLQETPLQQAEIVAFCATRRPGRKAAEEPMFEPILAAGTRWVTLFGKSWDLHVTDGLKTSLAENCAMIADSIQFLKSHGRRVIYDAEHWFDGYFANPEYALQTLETALAAGADWLVLCDTNGGCLPHQIQAVVAEVMAHLGGLDCLGIHTHNDAGTAVANALAAVQSGVRMVQGTINGYGERCGNANLCTLIPNLQLKLGYDCVAPEQLATLTEVSRHVSEIVNLAPDDHAPYVGLSAFAHKGGVHVSAVQRNPRTYEHIEPHVVGNQRRIIISEQAGISNILAKTSELGFELDRQHPLSRTILERIKHLESEGYQFEAAEASFELLIQEVLGQRQRPFTLKGFDVFCRTDSRQLEATIRSQSLATVKVEVNGEEMLTAAEGNGPVSALDQALRKALMSFYPEIAEFHLTDYKVRILDGHAGTAAKTRVLVESSNGRDRWATVGVSANIIEASYQAVAEALEYGLQCTRRSQASPLMVS, encoded by the coding sequence GTGAAAATTTGGCTGTACGATACTACCCTGCGCGATGGCGCCCAGCGAGAAGGTCTCTCCCTCTCTCTGGAAGATAAACTGCGGATTGCCCGCCAACTGGATCGCCTTGGGATTCCCTTTATTGAGGGGGGGTGGCCGGGAGCCAATCCCAAGGACGTACAGTTTTTTTGGCAGTTGCAGGAGACACCCCTACAACAGGCAGAAATCGTTGCTTTTTGTGCCACTCGTCGCCCCGGTCGCAAGGCGGCAGAGGAGCCAATGTTTGAGCCGATCCTAGCAGCCGGTACTCGCTGGGTGACCCTCTTTGGCAAGTCTTGGGATCTCCATGTCACTGACGGTCTTAAGACCAGCTTGGCGGAAAACTGCGCCATGATTGCCGATTCCATTCAGTTTCTGAAATCCCACGGACGACGGGTGATCTACGATGCTGAGCATTGGTTTGATGGTTACTTTGCCAATCCCGAATATGCACTCCAAACCCTTGAAACGGCTCTAGCAGCCGGTGCCGATTGGTTAGTTCTCTGTGATACCAATGGCGGTTGCCTCCCCCATCAAATTCAGGCAGTGGTGGCAGAGGTGATGGCGCACTTGGGTGGTCTTGATTGTTTGGGGATTCACACCCACAATGATGCGGGGACGGCAGTGGCCAATGCCCTTGCGGCGGTACAAAGCGGTGTGCGGATGGTGCAGGGAACCATCAACGGCTATGGCGAACGCTGTGGCAATGCCAATCTGTGTACCTTGATTCCCAATCTGCAATTGAAACTCGGCTATGACTGTGTCGCCCCAGAGCAGTTGGCGACGCTGACGGAAGTAAGCCGCCATGTGAGTGAAATTGTCAACCTTGCCCCCGATGATCATGCGCCCTATGTGGGTCTGTCGGCCTTTGCCCACAAGGGGGGAGTCCATGTCAGTGCTGTGCAGCGCAACCCCCGTACCTACGAGCATATTGAGCCGCATGTGGTGGGCAATCAACGGCGCATTATTATTTCTGAGCAGGCAGGCATCAGCAATATTTTGGCGAAAACCAGTGAACTCGGCTTTGAGTTGGATCGGCAGCATCCCCTGAGTCGGACGATTTTGGAGCGCATTAAGCACCTAGAAAGCGAAGGCTATCAATTTGAAGCGGCGGAGGCTAGCTTTGAACTGCTGATTCAGGAGGTACTAGGGCAACGCCAGCGACCCTTTACCCTTAAGGGCTTTGATGTCTTTTGCCGCACTGATTCACGCCAACTGGAGGCCACGATTCGCAGCCAGTCTTTGGCCACGGTCAAAGTTGAAGTCAATGGTGAGGAGATGCTCACGGCGGCGGAGGGCAATGGCCCTGTCTCGGCATTGGATCAAGCACTGCGCAAGGCCTTGATGTCCTTTTATCCAGAGATTGCCGAGTTTCACCTGACGGACTACAAGGTGCGGATTTTAGATGGTCATGCGGGCACGGCGGCTAAAACTCGGGTGCTGGTGGAATCCAGTAATGGGCGCGATCGCTGGGCAACGGTGGGGGTCTCTGCCAATATCATTGAAGCTTCTTACCAAGCGGTTGCTGAAGCCCTCGAATATGGCCTACAGTGCACTCGGCGATCGCAGGCTTCTCCTTTGATGGTCTCCTGA